GTTGGGCCGTGGGACATGACGGAGTCGTACTTCACAGCAGCGATGGCGGCACGACATGGATAAGGCAGCTGGATGGGCGGCGTGTTGGCCCGTTGATGATGGAACAGCTGCGTGCGCGCGCCGCCCGAGGCGAACTCGGCAGCACCGCGGACGCCGCCGCGTTGATCGAGGAAGCAGCGCGTATCGCGGCGCAAGGTGCCGAGAACCCGTTTCTTGATGTCTGGTTTGCCGACGAGCACAACGGCTTCATCGTCGGCGCCTTCAACCTGATCTTTAGGACCACGGACGGCGGCAAGACCTGGGTCTCGTGGTTCGATCGCACCGAAAACCCCGATCGCCTGCACCTGTATGCGGTACGCGGCGTGGGTACGGACGTCTATATCGCGGGCGAGCAGGGCCTGCTGCTCAAGCTCGACCGTGGGGCCGAGCGCTTCCATGTGCTCGCCACGCCCTACAAAGGCACTTATTTTGGCGTCGTCGGCAGCAGCGATGCGGTGCTCGTCTACGGCCTGCGCGGCAATGCCTATCGCAGCATTGACGGCGGCGCGCATTGGCAAGCCATCGACACCGGCATCCAGGAAGGGCTCACCGGCAGCGCGGCGTTTGGTGCGCAGGGTCTGGCCCTGGTCAGCCAGGCAGGCAGCCTGCTGGTGAGCCGCGACAGTGGTGCGCACTTCACGCTGTACAGGCAGGCCAAGCCCGTACCAGCCTCCGCCGTTGCCGTCGCGGGCGATGCCACCGTGATCGCCGGCGCGCTTGGGGTGAAAACCCAGGCGTCGCACTGAGAAGGTTGGGAGACAAGCACGATGAACGTTGAAAACGTATCGCTCGACCGCATGCCGGTCGTGAGCACACTTCGCGAGTTCGATGCGAAATCCGGCAACATGCTTGAGCGCCTGGTGTTCAACCACCGCTTTGCCATGATGCTGGTATGCGCACTGGCGACGGTGCTGCTGGGCTGGGTGGCGGTGACGAGGCTGAGCTTCAACGCCAGCTTCGAGAAGATGATCCCGAGCAACCACCCGTATATCCGCCACTACCTGGAAAACGCGAATGAACTGCGCGGCCTGGGCAACTCCCTGCGCGTGGTGGTGGCGGTCGACGACGGCAACATTTTCGATCCGAAGTACCAGGAAGCACTGAAGAAGATCAACGACGAGCTGTTCCTCACCCGCGGCGTCGATCGCGCGGGGCTGAAGTCGTTGTGGACGCCCGCGGTGCGCTGGACCGAAGTCACCGAAGAGGGCTTTCGCGGCGGCCCGGTGATGCCCGACAACTACGACGGTTCGCCGCAGCACACCGCCCAGCTCAAGCTCAATATCGCCCGCGCGGGCATCGTCGGACGCTTCGTCGGCAACGACTTCAAGTCCAGCATGATCTTCGTGCCCTTGCTGTCGAAGGATCCGGAGACCGGCGCGGCCATCGACTACCGCGCGTTGTCGCACACCCTGGATGACCTTCGAAGCCGCTACGAGGCTACACCGGGCGTGAAGATCCACCTGCACGTGATCGGTTTCGCCAAGCTCGTCGGCGACCTGATCGACGGGCTGGTCAAGGTGATGGGTTTCTTTGCGATCGCCGCGCTGATCGCCATGCTGGTGATCTACGGTTATACACGCTGCGTACGCAGCACCGCGTTGGTCATCCTGTGCTCGGTGGTGGCCGTCGTGTGGCAGTTGGGTCTGGTTGCCTTGCTGGGTTTTGCGCTGGACCCGTTCTCGGTCCTGGTGCCGTTCCTGATCTTCGCGATCGGCGTCTCGCATGGCGCGCAGAAGATGAACGGCATCATGCAGGACATCGGCCGCGGCACGCACCGGCTCGTCGCTGCGCGTTACACGTTTCGTCGCCTGTTCCTCGCCGGTGTCACCGCGCTGTTGGCGGACGCGGTGGGTTTCGGCGTGCTGATGCTGATCGACATCCCGGTGATCAAGGACCTCGCGCTCACGGCCAGCATCGGCGTGGCCGTGCTGATCTTCACCAACCTGTTGCTGCTGCCGGTCCTGCTGTCCTTCAGCGGCGTCGATCCCGCCGCCGCCCAGCGTAGCCTGCGTTCCGAGCGTGAGCGCGCCGAGGGGCAGGGAACGGGCGTCGTCTGGCAGTTACTCGAGCGCTTTACCACGCGCCGCTGGGCGCTCGCCGCGCTGGGCGTTGCCGCGGTGCTGGCCGGCGCCGGCCTCATGGTCAGCAAGCACCTGAAGATCGGTGACCTCGAACGTGGTGCGCCCGAGCTGCGAGCGGATTCACGCTACAACCGCGACAACGCCTACATCACCGGCAACTACTCGCTTTCCAGCGACATGTTCGCGGTGATCGTGAAGACGCCCGCCGAAGGCTGCCTCAAGTACGCCACCCTGGTCGAGGCGGACCGCCTGGCCTGGACGCTGCGCCAGGTACCCGGTGTGCAGACGACGATCTTCCTTGGCGACGCGATACGTCAGATCACGGCAGGCTCGTATGAGGGCAGCCCCAAGTGGCTGACCATTTCGCGCAACCAGGACGTGCTCAACTACGGCGCGCAGCAGGCCTCGGTCAACAATCCGGACTTGTTCAACAACGCCTGTTCGGTGATGCCGGTGATCGCCTATCTCACCGACCATCGCGCCGAGACGCTGGACCGCGTGGTGGCCGCCGCGCAGGCCTTTGCCGCCAGCCACGGTGGGTCCGATCGCGGGTATCTGCTCGCCGCCGGCAGCGCGGGTATCGAGGCAGCGACCAATATCGTGGTGCGCCAGGCCGATCGCACGATGTTGTTCTACGTTTATGGCGCCGTGATCGTGCTGTGCTTCATCACGTTCCGCTCCTGGCGCGCCGTGGTCGTCGCGGTGGTGCCGCTGATGCTCACCTCGATCCTCTGCGAAGCGCTGATGGTCGCCCTGGGCATCGGTGTGAAGGTGGCGACCCTGCCGGTGATCGCGCTCGGCGTAGGCATTGGCGTCGATTACGCGCTGTACCTGCTGTCGATCCAGCTCGCCCAACAGCGCGCCGGCGTGCCACTGCAGGACGCCTACCGCCACGCCGTGCAGTTCACCGGCAAGGTCGTGGCCCTCGTGGGCATCACGCTGGCTGCGGGCGTGGTGACGTGGGCTTTCTCGCCGATCAAATTCCAGGGCGATATGGGCATCCTGTTGACCTTCATGTTCCTCTGGAACATGGTCGGCGCCCTCGTCCTGATCCCCGCGCTCTCCCATTTCCTGCTGCGCAAGGCCACATGAGGCGCGCAGGCGGAACCGTCACACCACCTTCGGCTGATCGGTCGAACATGGAATGCGCCTTGGAATGCGTCGCGGCAGTCGTCGACTTGCTATGGCCGCAGCAAAAGAGAGGAGCCGTCCAGGCAGCAAAGCCGAGTGCTGATGTCCGGCGTCGCGAGTGCCACGGCAAGACGAACTACGCGCGAGAACTTTGCCCCGGTGGGCACGGTCCCACTCCGTAATTGCGCGCGTCACTGGACGCAAGCCGTCTGCGCTGCCCCGGGGCAACTCGGCATCAGTCGACGACGAGGCTTTCAGGAGGTGACGCTCTGCCCTGCCTGACGCACGTCAACGGAGGTCGTGGTGGTGAAGGATTACAGCCGCTCAAGCGCTACAGGTCGGGAAGAGTTCAACCCAAGCTGCCAGGTTTTCCTCGTGCCGTGGCCGGAATGGGCTCGGGCCACGGTAGGTGGAACAGTGTTGGGACTTGTCACCCTGCTGCATCTGTTCCTGATCGTGTATTTGACCATTCCGCCAGTCCCGCCCGATGAAGTGCACGAGCCGTTCACCGAAAGCAGTGCAAGCGCGCTGAAAGTGACCTTCGCCAAAGCGAGCCTCGGCGAAAGCACGCCGCCCGCGACCATGGTCGCGCCATCCGCCGGACACACGTTGCCCACGCTATCCAATGCGGCTGAGAAAAAGCGGCATGCGACCGCATCCTATGAAGCTGGCGCGCCGGTCGAATCCGTGGTCGCACCGAAGGATGAACGGACTGCCGATGCTCGCGTCGAACCAGAGCAAGTCACCAACCCTACGATCGCTTACAGGAGCCCATTGCTGCAGGGGAAGCCAATGGGAACGTCACTCCGAGATCCTCGTCGTCTGCCAGGCCATCCGGACGGCGCCTTGGTGAGCAGCGTTGCCCTCAGTGAGCCGCCGAGTATCCGAGAGTCCCTCAGGCTCGGGGGCCAGTTCCTGAATTGCAGCCAGGTGCGGATAGCGCGATTTCTATCGGCCAGCGAGATGGATAAGCGCCACATCACCAAACAACAGCTTGATCAGGCGTTTACGGAATACGGCTGCACTTAGGCGATGGCTCCACAAGGATCGGGATTGATGGCGAGGGCCGCTTCCGCCTCATGGCGCGAACCAACTGCCTCCGGCCTGGCCAGAAGGTACCCAACCCACTAGCCCCACCCGGCATCGGTGGTGTTAAGTTGCGCGACCATTCACTTGCTCGTCGGAGCCCTCCATGTCCCGTGTTCGTCCTGCCGGTTCGCCGGTTGCTGCGCGTCGTAAGTTTTCGTGCCTGGCCCTGGCGCTAGCGGCGGCACTTGCGGCCGGTACCGTGGGTGCGCAGCAAGCGCGCACGGACGATGTGCCACCGCCGCAGGACACACCGTACGTCGGCACCGTGGGCATTCACGTCGATGCCAGCGACACCGCCCAGGGCATCTTCCGCGTGCATCAAACGATACCGGTGAAACCGGGTGCGTTGACCCTGCTGTATCCCCAGTGGATTCCTGGGGACCATTCGCCGACGGGCCCCGTCGCCATGCTCGCCGGCCTGACGCTCAGCGCCAACGGCAAGCCGATTGCGTGGAAGCGCGACAAATACAACGTGTACGCGTTCCATCTCGACGTGCCCGCGGGTGTCTCCTCGATCGATGCGTCGTTCCAGTACCTGTCGGGCCGCACCGACAGCGAAGGCTTCGACATCACCGACCGCATGATGGACATGGAATGGAGCAAGGTGGCGCTGTATCCCGCCGGCTACTACACCCGTGGCATCACCTTCGCGCCCAGCATGAAGCTGCCGCATGGCTGGCAGCTGGGCACGGCGCTGGAGACGGCCTCCAAGTCGGGCGACACCGTCACCTTCAAGCCGGTGACGTTCAACAACCTGGTCGATTCGCCGGTCTATGCGGGCCAGTACTTCAAGCGCGTCGAGCTCAACCCGGGCGGCGATGCGCCGGTGTACCTGGACCTCGTCGCCGATGCGCCGAAGTACCTGGAGATGACGCCCGAGCAGCTGAAGGTGCACCGCGCCCTGGTGACGCAAGCGGTGAGCCTGTTCGGCTCGCACCACTACGACCACTACGACTTCCTGTTCTCGCTGTCGGATCAGATGGGCGGCAATGGCACCGAGCACCACCAGTCCAGCGAGGATGGCCTGGGTTCCGACTACTTCACCGGCTGGAGTGAGGCCGCGCCTGAGCGTGACCTGTTGGCGCACGAGTATGCGCATTCGTGGAACGGCAAGTTCCGCCGCCCGGTCGACCTATGGACGCCCAACTTCAACGTGCCGATGGGCGATTCGCTGCTATGGGTCTACGAGGGACAGACGCAGTACTGGGGTTTCGTGCTTACCGCCCGTGCCGGCATGTGGTCGCCGCAGCAGTTCCGTGACGCCCTGGCCATGGTGGCGGCCAACTACGATCGCAACCGCGAAGGCTTCCAGTGGCGCACGCTCGAGGACACCACCAACGACCCCACCGTTGCCCGCCGCTCGAGCTTGCCGTATCGCAGCTGGCAAATGAGCGAGGACTACTACAGCGGCGGCCAGATGATGTGGCTGGAGGTGGACGCCAAGCTGCGCGCGCTGACGCATGACCAGAAATCGCTGGACGATTTTGCGCGCGCATTCTTCGGCGTCGACAGCGGCAGCTATGTGACGAAGACCTATACGTTCGATGACGTGGTGGCGGCGCTCAACGGCGTGGCCGCGTACGACTGGGCGAGCTTCTTGCGCGAGCGCGTCGACACGCTCAATCCGCCGCTGCAGAATGGCCTGGCGGCCACCGGCTGGAAGCTGGTCTACACCGACAAGGAAAGCGAATACGAGAAGCAGTACAACAGCCGCTCGGAACCGTCCCGTCACTTGTACAACTTCGCCTGGTCGATCGGCCTGACCATGAACGACAAGGACCAGGTCAACGACGTGCGCTGGAATGGGCCGGCCTTCAAGGCCGGCGTCAGCACCGGCGCCACCCTGGTTGCGGTGAACGGTCAGAACTATTCGAGCGACGTGCTGAAGGACGCGATCACGGCGGCCAAGGACAGCAAGGCACCGATCCAGCTGCTGCTGAAATACCAGGGCAGCTACCGCACGGTGTCGGTCGATTACCACGGTGGCCTGCAGTACCCGCATCTGGTGCGCGTCGAAGGCACGCCTGATTACCTGAGCGAGATCATCGCGCCGCGCAAGTAAGCGCCAGGGCGAGTGCCGGGATGGACGGCGGAGCAAGGCGCGCCTTGCTCCGTTTGTCGTCGATGTGGGCTGTGAGGTGCACTGCCAGCGTGACGGAGAAACGAACGCTCGCCGACTTCGGCGGATTCATGGATGAGCCGTTCGGTTCGGCCGTGCGCCAGAGCCGCTGCGGCTCCGGCGCCCTCGGCACCCGCTAGAACTTGTACGAGATCATCAAGCGGTTATAGGTGAACGACTCGTTGCCCGGATTGAGGTTGCCGGCTCCGCCGACGGAGCGCTCCCAGCGATTGCGCAAGGTCAGGCCCTTCAGCACGCTGTCCATGTTGTAGACGATGTCGAAGTAGATATTGTGGCTGGTGCCGCGCGATTCCGTGGTGTACTTGGCGTAGGACGTCACCAGTTGCAGCTTGTTGTCGAAGAAGTTGTAAGTAGCCTTGGCCTTCCATGCGTGGCCGGGACCGGTTTCGACCAGGCCGCGGATCATCGACGTCGTGAACAGCGGGTCGGTGGCGTAGTTGGTGGTGTAAGGGGAGATCAAGGCGCCGCCGCCGACCGCGCTCGATTCCTGCTGGAGCTTGTTGTAGGCCAGGTCGATGCGACCATTGAAGGCCGTCGTGCCGATATTCGCGCCCCAGGCCTCGCTGCGCACGCGCGTGCCCGCTATGCCAAACAATTTGGTGTGGGTGTCGACCAGGATGTTGTCGTTGCCGCCGTTCTCGTTGACGTACTGCAGCGAAAGGGACGGATCGAAGTGCGTGCCGGTTTTCAGCGTGTACGTACCGTCCACGTAGCCCATTTGCGCGAAATTGATGAAGTCGTAGTACCAGCCCTGGGCTTTCACGGCGTCGTTGGTGTAAGTCGTGCCCGCGGCCCACACGCCATCGGCCCGCGGAGCGGTCGCCGGCAACGATCCGTTATTGCCAAACATCGAGTCGCCGTCGAAGGTGGAGGGGTAATAGAGGTTGTTGTAATACATGCCCGTGGACGTGCGACTCTTCCAGCTGTAGGTGCGGATACCGTAGAGGTTCCAGCCCGTGAGTGGAGTGACATCG
This sequence is a window from Dyella humicola. Protein-coding genes within it:
- a CDS encoding YCF48-related protein, giving the protein MFLHSIRRALVALAFMLPAVAFADFTDVLDTPASTSPLASRGLLNGLVLAGKRLVAVGQRGQIVYSDDAGASWRQASVPVASDLVAVSFPTPQQGWAVGHDGVVLHSSDGGTTWIRQLDGRRVGPLMMEQLRARAARGELGSTADAAALIEEAARIAAQGAENPFLDVWFADEHNGFIVGAFNLIFRTTDGGKTWVSWFDRTENPDRLHLYAVRGVGTDVYIAGEQGLLLKLDRGAERFHVLATPYKGTYFGVVGSSDAVLVYGLRGNAYRSIDGGAHWQAIDTGIQEGLTGSAAFGAQGLALVSQAGSLLVSRDSGAHFTLYRQAKPVPASAVAVAGDATVIAGALGVKTQASH
- a CDS encoding efflux RND transporter permease subunit, which produces MNVENVSLDRMPVVSTLREFDAKSGNMLERLVFNHRFAMMLVCALATVLLGWVAVTRLSFNASFEKMIPSNHPYIRHYLENANELRGLGNSLRVVVAVDDGNIFDPKYQEALKKINDELFLTRGVDRAGLKSLWTPAVRWTEVTEEGFRGGPVMPDNYDGSPQHTAQLKLNIARAGIVGRFVGNDFKSSMIFVPLLSKDPETGAAIDYRALSHTLDDLRSRYEATPGVKIHLHVIGFAKLVGDLIDGLVKVMGFFAIAALIAMLVIYGYTRCVRSTALVILCSVVAVVWQLGLVALLGFALDPFSVLVPFLIFAIGVSHGAQKMNGIMQDIGRGTHRLVAARYTFRRLFLAGVTALLADAVGFGVLMLIDIPVIKDLALTASIGVAVLIFTNLLLLPVLLSFSGVDPAAAQRSLRSERERAEGQGTGVVWQLLERFTTRRWALAALGVAAVLAGAGLMVSKHLKIGDLERGAPELRADSRYNRDNAYITGNYSLSSDMFAVIVKTPAEGCLKYATLVEADRLAWTLRQVPGVQTTIFLGDAIRQITAGSYEGSPKWLTISRNQDVLNYGAQQASVNNPDLFNNACSVMPVIAYLTDHRAETLDRVVAAAQAFAASHGGSDRGYLLAAGSAGIEAATNIVVRQADRTMLFYVYGAVIVLCFITFRSWRAVVVAVVPLMLTSILCEALMVALGIGVKVATLPVIALGVGIGVDYALYLLSIQLAQQRAGVPLQDAYRHAVQFTGKVVALVGITLAAGVVTWAFSPIKFQGDMGILLTFMFLWNMVGALVLIPALSHFLLRKAT
- a CDS encoding M61 family metallopeptidase — protein: MSRVRPAGSPVAARRKFSCLALALAAALAAGTVGAQQARTDDVPPPQDTPYVGTVGIHVDASDTAQGIFRVHQTIPVKPGALTLLYPQWIPGDHSPTGPVAMLAGLTLSANGKPIAWKRDKYNVYAFHLDVPAGVSSIDASFQYLSGRTDSEGFDITDRMMDMEWSKVALYPAGYYTRGITFAPSMKLPHGWQLGTALETASKSGDTVTFKPVTFNNLVDSPVYAGQYFKRVELNPGGDAPVYLDLVADAPKYLEMTPEQLKVHRALVTQAVSLFGSHHYDHYDFLFSLSDQMGGNGTEHHQSSEDGLGSDYFTGWSEAAPERDLLAHEYAHSWNGKFRRPVDLWTPNFNVPMGDSLLWVYEGQTQYWGFVLTARAGMWSPQQFRDALAMVAANYDRNREGFQWRTLEDTTNDPTVARRSSLPYRSWQMSEDYYSGGQMMWLEVDAKLRALTHDQKSLDDFARAFFGVDSGSYVTKTYTFDDVVAALNGVAAYDWASFLRERVDTLNPPLQNGLAATGWKLVYTDKESEYEKQYNSRSEPSRHLYNFAWSIGLTMNDKDQVNDVRWNGPAFKAGVSTGATLVAVNGQNYSSDVLKDAITAAKDSKAPIQLLLKYQGSYRTVSVDYHGGLQYPHLVRVEGTPDYLSEIIAPRK